In Bosea vestrisii, the following are encoded in one genomic region:
- the ribA gene encoding GTP cyclohydrolase II RibA: MPQSRTLFGRPGETDLVTVDRALAEFRAARPVLLRHGEELALALSAELAETDFAARLDDLSAGNARLVMSAARLRRLGAKGRTETGILAMPVIDLPRVETLALKLDARVDAPVGPANVLDNAALELARLALVLPAVILVPVSAAQIAGEPLIEVTTEAVNGYRAAQVARLSIVGRAPVPLEGAPDTEFVVFRGGEGLRDQVAIIVGKPDLSTAVPVRLHSACLTGDLFGSLKCDCGDQLRETVQWMAENEGGILLYLDQEGRGNGISNKMRAYKLQSQGWDTYDADEVLGFDLDQRHFDFAAAMLKQLGVSSVTALTNNPLKVGAIKAAGLEVAATQRVLGRPNVHNVRYLASKRDRAGHFIDMDALMARAAPKD, encoded by the coding sequence ATGCCTCAGTCGCGTACGCTTTTCGGCCGGCCGGGTGAAACCGATCTGGTCACCGTAGACCGCGCTCTCGCCGAGTTCCGCGCCGCTCGCCCGGTGCTGCTGCGCCATGGCGAGGAGCTGGCGCTGGCCTTGTCGGCCGAGCTCGCAGAGACCGACTTTGCCGCCCGTCTCGACGACCTCTCCGCTGGCAATGCCCGCCTCGTGATGAGCGCCGCGCGTCTGCGTCGTCTGGGCGCCAAAGGCCGCACCGAGACCGGCATCCTTGCCATGCCGGTGATCGATCTTCCCCGCGTCGAGACCCTTGCGCTGAAGCTCGACGCCCGCGTCGATGCGCCGGTCGGGCCCGCCAATGTGCTTGACAATGCCGCACTCGAACTCGCCCGCCTCGCACTGGTGCTGCCGGCAGTGATCCTCGTCCCGGTTTCGGCTGCGCAGATCGCCGGCGAGCCGCTGATCGAGGTCACCACCGAAGCCGTCAACGGCTATCGCGCCGCTCAGGTCGCGCGCCTCTCCATCGTCGGCCGTGCGCCGGTGCCGCTGGAGGGAGCGCCCGATACCGAATTCGTCGTCTTCCGCGGCGGCGAAGGCCTGCGCGATCAGGTCGCGATCATCGTCGGCAAGCCGGACCTCTCGACTGCCGTGCCCGTGCGGCTGCACTCGGCCTGCCTGACCGGCGACCTGTTCGGTTCGCTGAAATGCGATTGCGGTGACCAGTTGCGCGAGACCGTGCAGTGGATGGCTGAGAACGAGGGCGGCATCCTGCTCTATCTCGATCAGGAAGGCCGCGGCAACGGCATCTCCAACAAGATGCGCGCCTACAAGCTGCAGAGCCAGGGCTGGGACACCTACGACGCCGACGAGGTGCTCGGTTTCGATCTCGACCAGCGGCATTTCGACTTTGCCGCCGCGATGCTGAAGCAGCTCGGCGTCTCCAGCGTCACGGCGCTGACCAACAACCCGCTCAAGGTCGGGGCGATCAAGGCCGCAGGGCTCGAAGTCGCCGCGACGCAGCGCGTGCTCGGCCGCCCGAACGTCCACAATGTCCGCTATCTCGCCTCCAAGCGTGACCGCGCCGGCCACTTCATCGACATGGATGCGCTGATGGCGCGTGCCGCTCCGAAGGATTGA
- a CDS encoding sugar kinase: protein MTDIVCIGEPLGEFNATRGETGAYRFGQGGDTSNCAIAAARQGAKVAYIGALGDDEPGRSFRTLWAEEGVDDTHVSTHPSASTGLYFVSHGPQGHVFSYVRAGSAAALYGPAQLPRDLIASAKVIQASGISQAISASACDAVFEAFATARENGVLTAYDTNLRLKLWPLTRARAIIHAACGMADIVLPGDGDAKLLTGLEQPDAIVDFYLKLGARVVALTLGHEGSLVATPSSRQRFVPIKVDAIDATGAGDCYDGAFLAEYIRTGDAFAAGAYANVAAALSTQGYGAVAPLPRRAEVEARIAQEMASRA, encoded by the coding sequence ATGACGGACATCGTTTGTATCGGCGAGCCTCTCGGCGAGTTCAACGCGACGCGGGGCGAGACCGGCGCCTATCGCTTCGGCCAAGGCGGCGACACCTCCAACTGCGCGATCGCGGCGGCGCGGCAGGGGGCAAAGGTCGCCTATATCGGCGCGTTGGGCGATGACGAGCCGGGCCGTTCCTTCCGGACGCTGTGGGCTGAAGAAGGTGTCGACGACACCCATGTCTCGACGCATCCCTCGGCGTCGACCGGGCTTTATTTCGTTTCCCATGGGCCGCAGGGCCACGTCTTCTCCTATGTGCGTGCCGGCTCGGCTGCTGCCCTCTATGGCCCGGCGCAATTGCCTAGGGATCTTATCGCTTCGGCCAAGGTGATCCAGGCTTCCGGCATCAGCCAGGCGATCTCGGCGAGCGCCTGCGATGCGGTGTTCGAGGCTTTCGCGACGGCGCGCGAGAACGGCGTGCTGACAGCCTACGATACCAATCTCAGGCTGAAGCTCTGGCCGCTGACACGGGCGCGGGCGATCATCCATGCCGCCTGCGGGATGGCCGACATCGTCTTGCCGGGCGACGGCGACGCCAAGCTGCTGACTGGGCTGGAACAGCCCGACGCGATCGTCGATTTCTACCTCAAGCTTGGCGCCAGGGTCGTGGCGCTGACGCTCGGCCATGAGGGCTCGCTGGTGGCGACGCCTTCCAGCCGCCAGCGCTTCGTGCCGATCAAGGTCGACGCGATCGACGCGACCGGCGCCGGCGATTGCTATGATGGCGCTTTCCTCGCCGAATACATCCGCACCGGCGACGCCTTCGCGGCCGGCGCCTATGCCAATGTCGCGGCGGCACTGTCGACGCAAGGGTACGGCGCTGTAGCGCCGCTGCCGCGCCGGGCCGAGGTCGAGGCGCGGATCGCGCAGGAAATGGCTAGCCGAGCATGA
- a CDS encoding TIGR01459 family HAD-type hydrolase yields the protein MSVPVLIEAGALLARYDVLISDVWGVVHDGVLALGPACDALMRYREGGGTVVLLSNAPGPSAQIAGVLDEKRVPRAAWDRLVTSGDVTRALIAETHLRKAYHIGWHEDRAVFEGFDIELVGEAEAEFVVATELNDYRREQPEQYRPLLSRFAERELPFICGNPDLVVHVGHDLLPCAGALATIYEELGGHVAWAGKPHRPAYDLALAAAREARGGRDVGPARVLVIGDAVRTDLAGAKMMGFDSLFIAGGIHRDETIRDGSVVPDGLARVLAAHRPLPVAAMAALG from the coding sequence ATGAGCGTTCCAGTCCTGATCGAAGCGGGCGCGCTACTCGCTCGCTATGATGTGCTGATCAGCGATGTCTGGGGCGTCGTGCATGACGGTGTGCTGGCGCTCGGGCCGGCCTGCGATGCCCTGATGCGCTATCGCGAAGGCGGCGGCACGGTGGTGCTGCTCTCGAACGCGCCGGGGCCCTCGGCGCAGATCGCCGGCGTGCTCGACGAAAAGCGCGTGCCGCGCGCCGCCTGGGATCGGCTGGTGACCTCGGGCGACGTGACGCGGGCACTGATCGCAGAGACGCATCTGCGCAAGGCCTACCATATAGGCTGGCATGAGGACCGTGCGGTGTTCGAAGGCTTCGACATCGAGCTCGTCGGCGAGGCCGAGGCCGAGTTCGTCGTCGCGACCGAGCTCAACGATTATCGCCGTGAACAGCCCGAACAGTACCGGCCGCTGCTGTCGCGTTTTGCCGAGCGCGAACTGCCCTTCATCTGCGGTAACCCCGACCTCGTCGTCCATGTCGGCCATGACCTCCTGCCCTGCGCTGGGGCGCTGGCGACGATCTACGAGGAGCTCGGCGGCCACGTCGCCTGGGCCGGCAAACCACATCGCCCGGCCTATGATCTTGCGCTCGCAGCGGCCCGTGAGGCGCGCGGCGGCCGGGATGTCGGCCCCGCCCGCGTGCTGGTGATCGGCGATGCGGTGCGCACCGATTTGGCCGGCGCCAAGATGATGGGCTTCGACAGCCTGTTCATCGCCGGCGGCATCCATCGCGACGAGACGATCCGGGATGGCTCCGTCGTTCCCGACGGGCTCGCGCGGGTGCTGGCGGCGCACCGGCCGCTGCCGGTCGCGGCGATGGCGGCGCTGGGCTGA